A genomic segment from Pediococcus acidilactici encodes:
- the recR gene encoding recombination mediator RecR codes for MQYPEPIAKLIDSFMKLPGIGYKTATRLAFFTLDMQKDDVTDFAKALISAQRDLRFCSICGNITEDDPCEICQDASRDQKTVLVVEDSKDVMSMEQMKEYHGLYHVLHGVLSPMDGKGPEDINIASLLTRLQKNEAIKEVIIATNATPEGEATAMYISRLIKPSGIKVTRLAHGLSVGSDIEYADQMTLYKAVEGRTEM; via the coding sequence ATGCAATATCCAGAACCAATTGCTAAGTTAATTGATAGTTTTATGAAGTTACCGGGCATCGGTTATAAGACGGCGACTCGGTTAGCTTTCTTTACGCTTGATATGCAAAAAGATGATGTGACGGACTTTGCCAAGGCGTTGATTTCTGCGCAACGCGATTTACGTTTTTGCAGCATTTGTGGCAACATCACGGAAGATGATCCGTGTGAGATTTGCCAAGATGCGAGTCGCGATCAAAAGACGGTTTTGGTCGTTGAGGATTCTAAGGACGTAATGTCGATGGAACAAATGAAGGAATATCACGGGCTGTACCACGTCTTACATGGCGTATTATCGCCAATGGATGGGAAAGGCCCCGAAGATATTAACATTGCTAGCTTGTTGACCCGGTTGCAAAAAAACGAGGCCATCAAGGAAGTAATTATCGCGACCAACGCTACTCCAGAAGGGGAAGCGACCGCGATGTACATTTCTCGGTTAATTAAGCCATCGGGAATTAAGGTAACCAGACTAGCACACGGACTTTCCGTGGGAAGCGACATTGAGTATGCTGACCAAATGACTTTGTATAAAGCGGTGGAAGGCCGTACGGAAATGTAA
- a CDS encoding cyclic-di-AMP receptor, with protein sequence MATKLVIAIVQDKDANHLSDQFIDQNIRATKLSTTGGFLQSGNTTFLIGVEEERVPMVLDTIKKASHSREEFLTPSVNMDVNMEGATGYPIKVQVGGATVFVLPVDQFERF encoded by the coding sequence ATGGCAACCAAATTAGTTATTGCAATTGTTCAAGATAAGGACGCTAACCATCTTAGCGATCAGTTTATTGACCAAAATATTCGGGCAACTAAGCTATCAACTACCGGAGGTTTCTTACAATCCGGAAACACTACCTTTTTAATCGGGGTTGAAGAAGAACGGGTTCCCATGGTTTTAGATACCATTAAAAAGGCGAGCCATTCTCGAGAAGAATTCTTAACTCCTTCAGTAAACATGGATGTAAATATGGAAGGGGCAACTGGATACCCAATTAAGGTCCAAGTCGGTGGAGCTACGGTATTTGTCTTGCCAGTTGACCAATTTGAACGGTTCTAA
- a CDS encoding YbaB/EbfC family nucleoid-associated protein — protein sequence MRGGMGNMQNMMRQVQKMQKQVTEEQERLNETEFTGVAPDDMVKVTFTGNHKMKDIVINPEAIDEDDPDMLQDLVVAAVNDAMSKIDSETNKTMGKYTKGIPGL from the coding sequence ATGCGTGGCGGAATGGGAAATATGCAAAACATGATGCGTCAAGTTCAAAAGATGCAAAAACAAGTAACTGAGGAACAAGAACGGCTAAACGAAACCGAATTTACCGGTGTAGCCCCCGACGACATGGTGAAGGTAACCTTTACTGGAAACCACAAAATGAAGGACATTGTCATTAATCCGGAAGCCATCGACGAAGATGATCCCGACATGTTACAAGATCTAGTGGTTGCGGCGGTTAATGACGCAATGAGCAAGATTGATAGTGAAACTAACAAGACCATGGGAAAGTACACTAAGGGAATTCCTGGACTATAA
- the tmk gene encoding dTMP kinase — MNGHFISFEGPDGAGKTTILEAMVEHYRTRLEDQLTVTREPGGNPISEAIRAIILDRNNTEMDARTEALLYAAARRQHLTETILPALARGQVVFCDRYVDSSIAYQGAGREIGPEAVYQMNLFATEGCLPEKTIYLDVNAEVGLKRIMTHRTDDVDRLDLEQLDFHERVRDAYLALAKRYPERIVVIDASQPIDDVKKAVINVLDQILK, encoded by the coding sequence GTGAATGGGCATTTTATTTCATTTGAAGGGCCTGACGGGGCTGGAAAAACAACGATCTTAGAGGCGATGGTGGAACATTATCGTACGCGACTCGAAGATCAGTTGACGGTAACCCGGGAACCCGGAGGCAATCCGATTTCAGAAGCGATCCGGGCGATTATTTTGGATAGAAATAACACGGAGATGGATGCCCGAACGGAAGCTTTACTATACGCGGCGGCCCGTCGTCAGCATTTGACGGAAACCATCTTACCAGCGTTGGCGCGCGGACAAGTTGTTTTCTGTGATCGTTACGTAGACAGTTCCATTGCTTATCAAGGAGCGGGACGGGAGATTGGTCCGGAGGCCGTTTACCAGATGAACTTGTTTGCTACGGAGGGGTGTTTACCGGAAAAAACCATTTATTTAGATGTGAACGCTGAAGTGGGGTTGAAACGGATTATGACCCACCGCACCGATGACGTTGACCGGCTTGATTTAGAACAGCTTGATTTTCACGAACGGGTTCGGGACGCCTACTTAGCGTTAGCTAAACGGTATCCAGAACGGATTGTGGTGATTGACGCAAGTCAGCCAATTGACGACGTAAAAAAAGCAGTTATCAATGTTTTAGACCAAATTTTAAAATAG
- the rsmI gene encoding 16S rRNA (cytidine(1402)-2'-O)-methyltransferase → MLTQKSFAPSSAGSLYLVPTPIGNLDDMTFRAVQILKDVDLILAEDTRNTQKLLNHFAIDTKQMSFHEHNTQERIPVILEMLTEGRTIAQVSDAGMPSISDPGKELVQAAVQAGLKVIPLPGANAGTTALIASGLVPQPFTFYGFLARKPKEQRAELEKLKNHPDTLIFYEAPHRLAKTMKNIASVMGAERQVVLARELTKRYEEFIRGNAAEVQEWIAATEIRGEFVVMVAGNPHPQTVENQDWESLTINEHVQKIIDEEKVKPTIAIKQVAKLRGLAKQEVYDIYHQL, encoded by the coding sequence ATGTTAACCCAAAAAAGTTTTGCCCCGTCATCGGCGGGGTCTTTATATTTAGTGCCCACGCCCATTGGGAACCTTGATGACATGACCTTTCGGGCTGTCCAAATCTTGAAGGACGTGGACCTGATCCTTGCGGAAGACACCCGCAACACCCAAAAGCTACTTAACCATTTTGCAATTGACACCAAGCAAATGAGCTTTCACGAGCATAACACGCAAGAACGCATTCCAGTGATTTTAGAGATGCTTACGGAAGGACGCACGATTGCCCAAGTTTCGGACGCGGGGATGCCCTCGATCAGCGATCCTGGAAAGGAACTAGTACAGGCCGCCGTGCAAGCAGGACTAAAGGTGATTCCGTTGCCGGGAGCTAACGCCGGAACTACGGCTTTGATTGCTTCAGGGTTGGTACCCCAGCCGTTTACTTTTTACGGCTTTTTAGCCCGCAAACCCAAAGAGCAACGGGCGGAATTAGAAAAGTTAAAGAACCATCCCGACACGCTGATTTTTTACGAAGCTCCCCACCGGCTGGCAAAAACAATGAAAAACATTGCGAGCGTGATGGGAGCCGAGCGACAAGTGGTTTTAGCACGGGAACTGACGAAACGATACGAGGAATTCATCCGGGGGAATGCTGCAGAAGTCCAAGAATGGATTGCAGCTACGGAAATCCGTGGTGAATTTGTGGTAATGGTGGCGGGAAACCCCCATCCCCAAACTGTGGAAAACCAGGATTGGGAATCGTTGACCATTAATGAACATGTGCAAAAGATTATTGACGAGGAAAAAGTTAAGCCAACTATTGCAATTAAGCAAGTTGCCAAGCTACGTGGGCTTGCTAAGCAAGAGGTTTATGACATCTATCACCAATTGTAA
- the galE gene encoding UDP-glucose 4-epimerase GalE, whose product MSILVVGGAGYIGSHMVKRLIEKGQEVVVVDNLSTGHRKAVDEKARFYEGDIRNHVFLKGVFDRENIDTVVHFAAFSIVPESMEKPLKYFDNNTAGMVALLEEMRDHDVKRIIFSSTAATYGVPEKSPIEEDDRQAPINPYGESKLMMEKIIRWADQAYGIKFVALRYFNVAGAYPDGSIGEDHGPETHLTPIVLQVAAGQRDQLKIFGDDYNTPDGTNVRDYVHVLDLVDAHILAIDYLKDGNDSDVFNLGSSTGFSVKQMVEAAREVTGEPIPAEIAQRRPGDPDSLIAASQKARDVLKWQPQYDDVKEIIQTAWNWKQSHPHGYADR is encoded by the coding sequence ATGAGTATACTTGTAGTGGGGGGTGCCGGCTACATCGGCTCCCACATGGTAAAGCGGCTGATTGAAAAGGGTCAGGAAGTGGTCGTGGTGGACAACTTATCGACCGGTCACCGAAAAGCGGTGGACGAAAAAGCCCGCTTTTACGAAGGCGACATTCGGAATCACGTGTTTTTAAAGGGAGTTTTTGACCGGGAAAATATTGATACTGTCGTTCATTTTGCGGCCTTTTCAATCGTTCCTGAATCCATGGAAAAGCCGTTGAAGTATTTTGATAACAATACTGCTGGAATGGTGGCGTTGCTTGAAGAAATGCGCGACCACGATGTTAAACGAATTATTTTCTCTTCCACGGCGGCAACGTACGGGGTTCCCGAAAAGTCACCAATTGAAGAAGACGACCGGCAAGCACCAATTAACCCGTACGGTGAAAGCAAGCTAATGATGGAAAAAATCATTCGCTGGGCTGACCAAGCTTACGGAATTAAATTTGTGGCTTTACGTTACTTCAACGTTGCGGGTGCTTACCCGGACGGTTCCATTGGGGAAGATCATGGTCCAGAAACCCACTTAACGCCCATCGTTTTACAAGTAGCGGCGGGACAACGAGATCAACTGAAGATTTTCGGGGACGACTACAATACGCCTGATGGAACTAACGTGCGGGATTACGTACACGTTTTGGACCTGGTAGACGCCCATATTTTAGCAATTGACTACCTTAAGGACGGCAACGATAGCGACGTTTTCAACCTGGGTTCGTCAACTGGCTTCTCGGTTAAACAAATGGTTGAAGCGGCTCGCGAAGTTACGGGAGAACCAATCCCAGCTGAAATTGCGCAACGGCGTCCGGGGGATCCCGATTCCCTAATTGCAGCCAGTCAAAAGGCCCGCGACGTATTAAAGTGGCAACCACAATACGATGACGTTAAGGAAATTATCCAAACGGCGTGGAATTGGAAACAAAGTCATCCGCATGGGTATGCAGATCGTTAA
- the holB gene encoding DNA polymerase III subunit delta': protein MTEAVKSPAVTKQPAVVKRFQQMIENHHLAHAYLLTGASGTGKKEVARWVAERLFCQNLQDGMPCGKCEECYRISTGQHPDVVEIEPDGQSIKVDQVRFLKAEFSKSGVEGNRKVFIIDQAHLMTTSAANSLLKFIEEPAGNVTAFLLTESKNLILPTIMSRTEIIELKPLQKAQLVAELTADGEVPETTAHLLVRLTSDREEMQNLLENNWVEDAHKALEKWFGAVTKGDMSAFVDVQTRIVGLAKDREHQAIILDMMILYAMDLLALKFKQSDLTYLADQAPLRQVAEQTSVNQLLKVSDLLLPLRGKLKQNLNFQGIVEKVTIELCDIFKMRG from the coding sequence TTGACAGAAGCAGTAAAGAGCCCAGCCGTAACTAAACAACCCGCAGTCGTCAAACGTTTCCAGCAGATGATTGAAAACCACCACCTCGCCCACGCCTACTTGTTGACCGGCGCAAGCGGGACCGGGAAAAAAGAGGTGGCCCGGTGGGTTGCCGAACGGCTATTTTGTCAAAACTTACAAGACGGGATGCCCTGTGGAAAGTGTGAAGAATGTTATCGCATTAGCACAGGACAACATCCTGACGTGGTGGAAATCGAACCCGATGGCCAGTCGATTAAGGTCGATCAGGTTCGATTTTTAAAGGCCGAATTTTCCAAAAGCGGGGTCGAAGGGAATCGGAAGGTTTTCATCATCGACCAAGCGCACTTAATGACCACTAGCGCAGCAAACAGTTTGTTGAAGTTTATTGAGGAACCGGCGGGAAACGTGACCGCCTTTTTACTCACGGAAAGCAAAAATTTGATTTTGCCAACCATCATGTCGCGAACGGAAATCATCGAGCTAAAACCATTGCAAAAAGCGCAATTAGTTGCTGAACTAACTGCAGATGGGGAAGTTCCAGAGACTACCGCACATCTATTGGTTCGGTTGACTAGTGATCGCGAAGAAATGCAGAATTTATTGGAAAATAACTGGGTGGAAGACGCGCACAAAGCCCTCGAAAAGTGGTTTGGAGCCGTTACGAAGGGCGACATGAGTGCGTTTGTGGACGTGCAAACCCGAATTGTCGGACTTGCTAAGGATCGGGAGCACCAAGCAATTATCTTGGACATGATGATACTGTACGCAATGGATTTGTTAGCATTGAAATTTAAGCAAAGCGATCTCACGTACCTCGCTGATCAAGCGCCGTTACGGCAGGTTGCGGAACAAACTTCGGTTAACCAGCTCCTTAAGGTTAGTGATTTATTGTTGCCATTACGTGGAAAGCTAAAGCAGAATTTGAATTTTCAGGGAATTGTGGAAAAAGTGACAATTGAATTATGTGATATTTTTAAAATGAGAGGGTGA
- a CDS encoding thioesterase gives MAGKIHEEEHLVTYYEGDQTGTMTVSMMVNVMLLVSDNQSQALGVGPEVVDQTGLGWVITQYVMKLRRLPNVGERIVVGTQAVNHNDYFCQRDFWIKTLDGEKIVETTAMFVLMDRTTRRMRKLLPEIIDPYESDYIKRIVRLPKLQEVTGKTNQQDYAVRYFDIDMNHHVNNARYFEWIFNTVDDEILDNYYPKMINIRYHVEIQPHQMVHSVVEFDQDSLQSSHQISVDDTLCCEANVEWARR, from the coding sequence ATGGCTGGAAAGATACATGAAGAAGAACACTTGGTAACCTATTATGAAGGGGATCAAACCGGGACAATGACGGTTTCCATGATGGTAAACGTAATGCTGTTGGTTTCGGATAACCAAAGCCAAGCTTTAGGCGTGGGACCGGAAGTGGTGGATCAGACCGGGCTCGGTTGGGTCATTACCCAGTACGTGATGAAGTTGCGCAGGTTGCCTAACGTGGGCGAACGGATCGTGGTGGGTACCCAAGCGGTTAACCACAATGATTACTTCTGCCAACGGGATTTTTGGATTAAAACCCTCGATGGGGAAAAGATTGTGGAAACCACCGCGATGTTTGTATTGATGGACCGGACTACGCGTCGGATGCGCAAACTGCTACCAGAGATTATCGACCCGTACGAATCGGATTACATAAAACGGATTGTTCGGTTGCCAAAGCTACAGGAAGTTACTGGGAAGACTAATCAGCAAGACTATGCCGTACGTTATTTTGACATCGATATGAACCACCACGTTAACAATGCGCGTTATTTTGAATGGATTTTTAACACTGTGGACGACGAAATTTTAGATAACTATTACCCTAAGATGATTAACATCCGCTACCACGTTGAAATTCAACCTCACCAAATGGTGCATAGCGTCGTTGAATTTGACCAAGATAGCTTACAAAGCAGTCACCAAATCTCCGTGGACGATACCTTATGTTGTGAAGCCAATGTTGAATGGGCACGGCGTTAA
- the rimI gene encoding ribosomal protein S18-alanine N-acetyltransferase, which yields MFDKLINWAQGTLFNRTRRLREEAFEIAHHNVVIEGQSYFVAQATNTDIPEILMVERAVYDGQTPWDRTAFANELRRKGDRLYLVIRHNDQLMGFIGASFNDRTKTAHITNVAILPEYQNQGIGSFLIEAIVRKAQFIEYKKVTLEVRKSNINAQALYLKIGFENVGLKKGYYFGDHEDAIDMQLDLSKWRGGYRGTR from the coding sequence ATGTTCGACAAATTAATTAATTGGGCACAAGGAACCTTATTTAATCGAACTCGCCGGCTAAGGGAAGAAGCCTTTGAAATCGCACATCATAACGTGGTGATTGAAGGACAAAGCTACTTTGTGGCTCAGGCAACCAATACGGACATCCCCGAAATTTTAATGGTGGAACGGGCCGTATATGACGGACAGACTCCCTGGGACCGGACGGCGTTTGCTAATGAGTTAAGGAGAAAGGGCGACCGACTCTACCTAGTAATTCGACATAATGACCAGTTGATGGGCTTTATCGGCGCTTCGTTTAACGACCGGACAAAGACTGCCCACATTACCAACGTGGCCATTCTTCCTGAATACCAAAATCAGGGGATCGGTTCGTTTCTGATTGAGGCAATTGTGCGGAAAGCACAGTTCATTGAATACAAAAAGGTTACCTTAGAGGTGCGAAAGAGCAACATTAATGCCCAGGCGTTATATTTGAAGATTGGTTTTGAAAACGTCGGTTTGAAAAAGGGCTACTACTTCGGTGACCATGAAGACGCCATCGATATGCAACTAGATTTATCGAAATGGCGGGGAGGATATCGTGGAACAAGATAG
- a CDS encoding DNA replication initiation control protein YabA, with translation MEKKDLFDQITEVTHNAEDLLNKLHETQSAMVEIMEENAELKIENQHLRERLKQAAAAEHESEGTKNTKHGLSKSLQNLEKLYASGYHICNEFFGKHRQDDEECAFCLTVIYGDR, from the coding sequence GTGGAAAAGAAAGATTTATTTGATCAAATAACAGAAGTTACGCACAACGCTGAGGATTTGTTAAATAAACTACACGAAACCCAAAGTGCCATGGTGGAAATCATGGAAGAAAATGCCGAACTTAAGATTGAGAACCAACACTTGCGGGAGCGGCTTAAACAGGCTGCCGCTGCCGAACACGAAAGTGAAGGAACTAAAAATACCAAGCACGGTTTATCAAAGTCGTTACAAAACTTGGAGAAGCTGTACGCCAGTGGCTACCACATCTGTAATGAGTTTTTTGGTAAGCACCGTCAAGACGACGAAGAGTGTGCTTTTTGCTTAACCGTAATTTATGGAGACCGTTAA
- the tsaB gene encoding tRNA (adenosine(37)-N6)-threonylcarbamoyltransferase complex dimerization subunit type 1 TsaB: MKILALDTSNVALSVAVLENDQLLAIQTTNIKRNHSKQLMPIISQTLKTAEVALTDLDRIVVAKGPGSYTGLRIAVTTAKTLAMTLEIELVGISSLAMLVPNAPNDGLVVPFFDARNQNVFAGIYEKRGMEVTPVVADQHLSFESLLTKINELGRSVYFVNNHFEKFQPMVEDTLRVIADHSTALNSLPNAYALGLLGLQKQTLENYYTFVPAYLRVTEAERNWKEKHPNDESKESYVRQIN; this comes from the coding sequence ATGAAAATTTTAGCATTGGACACGTCCAACGTTGCACTGAGTGTCGCGGTACTGGAAAATGACCAATTACTGGCGATCCAAACTACTAACATTAAAAGAAACCATAGTAAGCAACTTATGCCAATTATTTCACAGACGCTAAAAACGGCCGAAGTTGCGTTAACGGATTTAGATCGTATTGTGGTAGCTAAGGGACCGGGGTCATACACCGGACTACGCATCGCGGTTACCACGGCAAAGACCTTGGCGATGACGTTGGAAATTGAGTTGGTAGGCATTTCTAGTTTGGCGATGTTAGTGCCAAATGCACCAAACGATGGGTTGGTGGTACCGTTTTTCGACGCCCGCAATCAAAACGTCTTTGCGGGAATTTACGAGAAACGCGGCATGGAAGTTACCCCAGTGGTGGCTGACCAACATTTGAGTTTTGAATCCTTACTGACAAAAATTAACGAGTTAGGCCGGTCGGTTTACTTTGTTAATAACCATTTTGAAAAATTTCAGCCAATGGTGGAGGATACTTTGCGGGTGATCGCAGACCATTCTACCGCGCTGAATAGCCTACCAAATGCCTATGCGTTAGGCTTATTAGGTTTACAAAAACAAACCTTAGAAAATTACTATACTTTTGTACCAGCATATTTACGAGTAACTGAAGCGGAAAGAAATTGGAAGGAAAAACATCCAAACGATGAGAGTAAAGAATCATATGTTCGACAAATTAATTAA
- a CDS encoding beta-lactamase family protein, producing MTEQMHQIHQVIEKGIQQHYINGASYSFILPNEIESRYEGVQGGKEGNVCLDPSMIYDVGSMTEVIATTTRIFQLLAIQEVRLKDPIKKYLPGFSNPDIQVLHLLTHTSGIPVEIPGMYRLTGIEFINALYMVDTDFTPGDHVQVSPLNFALLGIIIRTVDGSIDRAVQDKILYPLAMTNSGFNLNRPKMRFVPTRNDPKRGQIQGQVEDQLGLLLNGESGHAGLFSTLNDLTVFTEMMINRGSYQGKEILDPQLFDGIKKIDVDGQSLGWCRFKENRDVFYGSSPTGLIAFNNQNKHGLVVLHDYVEDEKVHLAMRDEILKVVQ from the coding sequence ATGACTGAGCAAATGCACCAGATTCATCAGGTGATTGAAAAAGGAATTCAACAACACTATATTAACGGGGCTTCGTATAGCTTCATTTTACCAAACGAAATTGAAAGCCGTTACGAAGGCGTGCAGGGTGGTAAAGAAGGTAATGTGTGTCTTGACCCTTCGATGATTTACGACGTGGGTTCAATGACCGAAGTAATTGCGACCACGACGCGGATTTTTCAACTGCTAGCCATTCAAGAAGTTCGTTTGAAGGATCCGATTAAAAAATACCTACCAGGCTTTTCTAACCCGGACATTCAAGTGTTGCACCTATTAACGCACACTAGTGGGATTCCGGTAGAAATTCCGGGAATGTACCGGTTGACCGGCATTGAATTTATCAACGCCCTTTACATGGTGGACACAGATTTTACACCTGGCGACCACGTGCAGGTTTCTCCGTTAAATTTTGCCCTTCTAGGAATTATCATCCGGACGGTGGACGGATCCATTGACCGGGCGGTGCAGGATAAAATCTTGTATCCGTTAGCGATGACCAACAGTGGGTTTAACCTCAACCGACCAAAGATGCGGTTTGTTCCTACCCGAAATGATCCTAAGCGGGGACAAATTCAAGGACAGGTTGAAGATCAGCTAGGATTGTTGTTAAATGGAGAAAGCGGGCACGCTGGATTATTCTCGACATTAAATGATCTAACGGTTTTCACCGAAATGATGATCAACCGGGGTAGTTACCAAGGAAAAGAAATTCTTGATCCGCAGTTGTTTGACGGAATCAAAAAGATTGACGTCGATGGTCAATCCCTCGGATGGTGCCGGTTCAAAGAAAATCGGGATGTCTTTTATGGCAGCAGCCCAACTGGCTTAATTGCCTTTAACAATCAAAATAAGCATGGCCTCGTGGTGTTACATGACTACGTCGAGGACGAAAAGGTTCACTTGGCGATGCGCGATGAAATATTAAAAGTTGTTCAGTAG
- the tsaD gene encoding tRNA (adenosine(37)-N6)-threonylcarbamoyltransferase complex transferase subunit TsaD, with protein sequence MEQDSLILAIESSCDETSVAVIKNGDTILSNIIATQIDSHQRFGGVVPEVASRHHIEQITLCIDQALKQAQVQTTDLTAVAVTYGPGLVGALLVGVSAAKAFAFANHLPLIPVNHMMGHIYAARFVKPIKFPALALLVSGGHTELVYMAAENEFKIIGETRDDAAGEAYDKVGRVMGLKYPAGKAIDELAHQGQDTFHFPRAMEHDDNFDFSFSGLKSAFINTVHHADQVHEELSKADLAASFQQSVVDVIVAKTIRACKALEIKQLILAGGVAANRGLRDALDQQLNAQFTDLDFVKAPLKLCGDNGAMIGAAGEMLMRHGVFADLTLNADPSLEFDWEPGAIK encoded by the coding sequence GTGGAACAAGATAGTTTAATATTAGCAATTGAATCCAGCTGCGATGAAACAAGCGTAGCGGTTATTAAAAATGGGGACACCATTTTATCAAACATCATTGCCACCCAAATTGACAGTCACCAGCGGTTTGGCGGGGTGGTTCCGGAAGTGGCTAGCAGACACCACATTGAACAAATCACCCTATGCATTGACCAGGCCTTAAAGCAGGCGCAGGTGCAAACTACAGATTTGACTGCCGTAGCAGTCACCTATGGACCCGGACTAGTGGGGGCCCTTTTAGTGGGAGTTTCCGCGGCGAAGGCCTTCGCGTTTGCAAATCATTTGCCATTAATCCCGGTTAACCATATGATGGGACATATCTACGCGGCGCGGTTTGTTAAACCAATTAAGTTCCCAGCGTTAGCCCTCCTGGTTTCTGGCGGGCACACCGAATTGGTGTACATGGCGGCGGAAAACGAATTTAAAATTATTGGCGAAACACGTGACGACGCGGCTGGAGAAGCTTATGATAAAGTAGGAAGGGTAATGGGCTTAAAGTACCCTGCTGGCAAAGCAATTGATGAGCTAGCACACCAAGGGCAAGACACCTTCCATTTTCCCCGTGCAATGGAGCACGATGACAACTTCGACTTTAGTTTTAGCGGGTTAAAGAGCGCGTTTATCAACACGGTGCACCATGCGGACCAAGTACACGAAGAACTAAGTAAAGCGGACTTGGCAGCTAGTTTTCAACAAAGCGTGGTGGACGTGATCGTGGCAAAGACGATTCGGGCCTGCAAGGCTTTGGAAATCAAACAATTGATCTTAGCGGGGGGCGTTGCCGCAAACCGGGGCTTACGGGATGCCTTAGATCAACAACTCAATGCCCAATTTACTGATTTAGACTTCGTCAAGGCGCCTTTGAAACTTTGCGGCGATAACGGCGCGATGATTGGGGCAGCCGGCGAAATGCTGATGCGTCACGGAGTGTTTGCCGATTTGACGCTTAACGCCGATCCGAGTCTGGAATTTGACTGGGAACCGGGCGCGATTAAATAA